One region of Glycine max cultivar Williams 82 chromosome 9, Glycine_max_v4.0, whole genome shotgun sequence genomic DNA includes:
- the LOC100799839 gene encoding cyclin-dependent kinase B2-2, with product MEMEKTGAGVAVLSAKEAFEKLEKVGEGTYGKVYRAREKATGKIVALKKTRLHEDQEGVPPTTLREVSILRMLSRDPHVVRLMDVKQGQNKEGKTVLYLVFEYMDTDLKKFIRSFRQTGQSIPPQTIKSLMYQLCKGIAFCHGHGILHRDLKPHNLLMDRKTMMLKIADLGLARAFTVPIKKYTHEILTLWYRAPEVLLGATHYSMAVDIWSVGCIFAELVTKQALFAGDSELQQLLHIFRLLGTPNEEVWPGVSKLKDWHEYPQWNPKSLSTAVPGLDELGLDLLSQMLEYEPSKRISAKKAMEHAYFNDLDKGHL from the exons ATGGAGATGGAGAAGACGGGCGCAGGAGTAGCAGTGTTGTCGGCGAAGGAGGCATTCGAGAAGCTTGAGAAGGTCGGAGAAGGGACATACGGGAAGGTGTACAGGGCACGAGAGAAGGCCACCGGAAAGATCGTTGCTCTCAAGAAGACTCGCCTCCACGAGGACCAAGAAGGCGTCCCTCCCACCACTCTCCGCGAGGTTTCCATCTTGCGAATGCTCTCTCGCGATCCCCATGTCGTTAGGTTAATGGATGTGAAGCAAGGCCAGAACAAGGAAGGGAAGACAGTGCTCTACTTGGTGTTTGAGTACATGGACACCgatctcaagaaattcattcgCTCTTTCCGCCAAACCGGACAAAGCATTCCACCCCAAACTATCAAA AGCTTGATGTATCAGCTTTGCAAGGGGATTGCTTTCTGCCACGGTCATGGGATCTTGCACAG ggACTTGAAGCCTCACAATCTGTTGATGGACCGGAAAACAATGATGCTTAAAATTGCTGATCTTGGACTCGCTCGGGCATTTACTGTGCCAATTAAGAAATATACACACGAg ATATTAACCCTGTGGTATAGAGCTCCTGAAGTCCTCTTGGGTGCTACCCATTACTCAATGGCAGTGGACATATGGTCCGTTGGCTGCATATTTG CCGAACTTGTCACCAAACAAGCTCTCTTTGCTGGTGATTCCGAGCTGCAACAACTCCTGCATATATTCag GCTATTAGGTACTCCAAATGAAGAGGTGTGGCCAGGGGTGAGTAAACTAAAGGACTGGCATGAATACCCCCAATGGAACCCTAAAAGTCTGTCAACGGCTGTTCCAGGTTTGGATGAGCTTGGACTtgatttgctatcc caAATGTTGGAATATGAGCCTTCCAAGAGGATTTCTGCAAAGAAAGCAATGGAACATGCTTACTTCAATGACCTGGACAAGGGGCATCTTTAG